A portion of the Streptomyces platensis genome contains these proteins:
- a CDS encoding D-alanyl-D-alanine carboxypeptidase family protein yields MKETSVAGESPDKSDKKQSSGKTARNERDPRLSAFRGEPDESAQASDAGKHPKPADDGAEAAAESKPAAKPEPVAAAKSASAGKSATASDAEPGAGTAPEGASEEPQEAEEGGAGAEGGDARLRAAVAAWVAGSGDEDGAGGEGAEGAEAGDDGDGDAGAAAASASEVKAEAEAEAESAAGSDEATGAGADAAAKPEAKSGAKADAKADTKSGAKRSVKSGAKAEEGADEGAEAGAAAKAGSEAGAKPAASGAKAGVDADSRADADAGTDADSETGADGDAGRGGSKGGAKSQSEAKSQPKGKSEAKGKSEPKGKSEPKGKGDSAGKSEAEGKPASGSKPEAQGEPDSEGKPASPSKAEVVDQPTAVFKTVGPQKGKSGGAAGAASEGNGDGAGGGEAAEAEESAVDEATRVFAFAKPKKGAEAEAVDQATTAFKISPPAKDGDAAKSKAKDKPESKADAAADAKDKNAEDKNADGKNEAKAAKVAERDSERTSQFVALKSADDGTAGKSLGKTAPKTPARTPDKAVDKPADKAADKPEGKVADKAADKADKAGAKPAGKATGALPAAEPAKSAKPSAAPKPADRPGAMPPATTGDKAAAPAELPEAERTKQQPLPPLDLLAQLTNTPPPPETPLRSVVRRFKIWTPLAVLLVIVFVVAQAVRPLPNPTLTVGDAKSSFTFEGGKLAVPWPAKGQAAIKVVGSGDVGTFGPQKPVPTASVAKIMTAYVILRDHPLKKDEGGPQIEVDAKAVTEGGSRHESRIEGLKAGQKFSQQNMIKMLMIPSGNNIARLLARWDTKSDNEAAFVKKMNAAAKDLGMKNTTYTDPSGLDPKTVSTAVDQLKLAEAVMKFDAFRPIVATPNTDIPGLPKRINSNIDNLLLAGLSIKGIKTGSSTAAGGTLSWAAYKTVDGKDQLILGTMMDQHFKGLDPDGSNSLTLVKNNSQKVIEAVRNALTSATAVKKGQVVGYVDDGLNGRTPVVATKDLKAVGVPGQKLTLSVGDGGKTVPHTAKAGTEVGVLTVGNSESSQKVPVALQKDLVEPTFGAKLVRIT; encoded by the coding sequence ATGAAGGAGACATCGGTGGCGGGCGAGTCCCCCGACAAGTCGGACAAGAAGCAGTCGTCGGGGAAGACGGCGCGGAACGAACGTGATCCGCGGCTGTCGGCCTTCCGCGGGGAGCCGGACGAATCGGCGCAGGCTTCGGATGCCGGGAAGCATCCGAAGCCTGCGGACGACGGGGCGGAGGCCGCGGCGGAGTCGAAGCCCGCGGCGAAGCCGGAACCGGTCGCCGCGGCGAAGTCCGCGTCGGCGGGGAAGTCCGCCACGGCGAGTGACGCGGAGCCCGGGGCCGGGACGGCGCCCGAGGGCGCGTCTGAGGAGCCTCAGGAGGCCGAGGAGGGCGGTGCGGGCGCCGAGGGCGGCGACGCCCGTCTGCGGGCCGCTGTGGCCGCCTGGGTCGCGGGCAGCGGCGATGAGGACGGTGCGGGCGGCGAGGGAGCCGAAGGCGCCGAGGCGGGTGACGATGGCGACGGTGATGCCGGCGCTGCCGCGGCGTCGGCGTCCGAGGTGAAGGCCGAGGCCGAGGCAGAGGCGGAGTCGGCCGCTGGGTCGGATGAAGCCACGGGGGCTGGTGCTGATGCTGCCGCAAAGCCGGAAGCGAAGTCTGGTGCGAAGGCCGATGCAAAGGCCGATACGAAGTCTGGTGCGAAGCGGTCGGTGAAGTCCGGGGCGAAGGCGGAGGAGGGCGCGGACGAGGGCGCTGAGGCCGGGGCGGCGGCGAAGGCCGGGTCCGAGGCCGGGGCGAAGCCTGCCGCGTCCGGGGCGAAGGCCGGCGTCGACGCCGATTCCCGAGCTGACGCCGACGCCGGGACGGACGCCGACAGCGAGACCGGCGCCGACGGGGATGCCGGTCGCGGTGGCTCCAAGGGCGGTGCGAAGTCGCAGTCCGAGGCGAAGTCCCAGCCCAAGGGCAAGAGCGAGGCCAAGGGCAAGAGCGAGCCCAAGGGCAAGAGCGAGCCCAAGGGGAAGGGCGACTCTGCGGGCAAGTCTGAGGCCGAGGGCAAGCCCGCGTCCGGGAGTAAGCCTGAGGCCCAGGGCGAGCCCGACTCCGAGGGCAAGCCCGCGTCGCCGTCCAAGGCCGAGGTTGTCGATCAGCCGACCGCCGTGTTCAAGACCGTCGGGCCGCAGAAGGGCAAGTCCGGCGGGGCGGCCGGTGCGGCGAGTGAAGGCAACGGGGACGGCGCGGGCGGCGGCGAAGCGGCTGAGGCCGAGGAGTCGGCGGTCGATGAGGCGACGCGCGTCTTTGCGTTTGCGAAGCCGAAGAAGGGTGCGGAGGCGGAGGCCGTCGATCAGGCGACCACCGCGTTCAAGATCTCCCCGCCCGCCAAGGACGGCGACGCGGCCAAGAGCAAGGCCAAGGACAAGCCCGAGAGCAAGGCCGACGCCGCGGCCGACGCCAAGGACAAGAACGCCGAGGACAAGAACGCCGACGGCAAGAACGAGGCCAAGGCGGCGAAGGTCGCCGAGCGGGACTCGGAGCGGACCAGCCAGTTCGTGGCGCTGAAGTCGGCGGACGACGGCACGGCGGGCAAGTCGCTGGGCAAGACGGCGCCGAAGACGCCCGCCCGTACGCCCGACAAGGCAGTCGACAAGCCCGCGGACAAGGCAGCCGACAAGCCCGAGGGCAAGGTCGCGGACAAGGCGGCCGACAAGGCCGACAAGGCCGGTGCCAAGCCGGCCGGCAAGGCCACCGGCGCGCTGCCGGCCGCCGAGCCCGCCAAGTCCGCCAAGCCGTCCGCGGCGCCCAAGCCTGCGGACCGGCCGGGCGCCATGCCGCCCGCCACCACGGGCGACAAGGCCGCCGCCCCCGCCGAGCTGCCCGAGGCCGAGCGCACCAAGCAGCAGCCGCTGCCGCCGCTCGACCTCCTGGCGCAGCTCACCAACACCCCGCCGCCGCCCGAGACCCCGCTGCGTTCGGTCGTCCGCCGGTTCAAGATCTGGACCCCGCTGGCGGTGCTGCTGGTGATCGTCTTTGTGGTCGCCCAGGCGGTGCGCCCGCTGCCCAACCCGACGCTCACTGTCGGCGACGCCAAGTCCTCGTTCACCTTCGAGGGCGGCAAGCTCGCCGTCCCGTGGCCCGCGAAGGGGCAGGCCGCGATCAAGGTGGTGGGCTCCGGGGACGTGGGGACGTTCGGCCCGCAGAAGCCGGTGCCCACCGCGAGCGTGGCCAAGATCATGACGGCCTACGTCATCCTCCGGGATCACCCGCTCAAGAAGGACGAGGGGGGCCCGCAGATCGAGGTCGACGCCAAGGCGGTGACCGAGGGCGGTTCCAGGCACGAGTCCCGGATCGAGGGGCTGAAGGCCGGGCAGAAGTTCAGCCAGCAGAACATGATCAAAATGCTGATGATCCCGTCCGGCAACAACATCGCCCGGCTGCTGGCCCGTTGGGACACCAAGTCCGACAACGAGGCGGCGTTCGTCAAGAAGATGAACGCCGCCGCCAAGGACCTGGGCATGAAGAACACCACCTACACCGACCCCAGCGGCCTGGACCCCAAGACCGTGAGCACCGCCGTCGACCAGCTCAAGCTGGCCGAGGCCGTCATGAAGTTCGACGCCTTCCGGCCGATCGTCGCCACGCCCAACACCGACATCCCGGGCCTGCCGAAGCGGATCAACAGCAACATCGACAACCTGCTGCTGGCCGGGCTGAGCATCAAGGGCATCAAGACCGGCTCCAGCACGGCGGCCGGCGGCACGCTGTCCTGGGCGGCCTACAAGACCGTGGACGGCAAGGACCAGCTGATACTGGGCACGATGATGGACCAGCACTTCAAGGGCCTGGACCCCGACGGCTCCAACAGCCTCACCCTGGTCAAGAACAACAGCCAGAAGGTCATCGAGGCCGTACGCAACGCGCTGACCTCGGCCACGGCGGTGAAGAAGGGCCAGGTCGTCGGCTATGTCGACGACGGTCTGAACGGGCGCACGCCGGTCGTCGCCACCAAGGACCTGAAGGCGGTCGGAGTCCCGGGCCAGAAGCTGACGTTGAGCGTCGGTGACGGGGGCAAGACCGTCCCGCACACCGCGAAGGCCGGTACCGAGGTCGGTGTGCTGACCGTCGGCAACAGCGAGAGCAGCCAGAAGGTCCCGGTCGCCCTGCAGAAGGACCTCGTCGAGCCGACCTTCGGCGCGAAGCTGGTCCGCATCACCTGA
- a CDS encoding GOLPH3/VPS74 family protein has protein sequence MGRSRRTIPEELLLLALDPTTGTTAQPQSLDLGLAGAQLVELALAGRIAPDGDRIAVVMARPTGDPTLDSALELLRRRGSPVRAVHWIGGPRLGLRQTYLTHLERCGMVHAVAGQMCGVLPTTRYQATETAISREIRARLDNAIRTGVPPDPRTAALAALAHAVGLGKHLYPGNEGRSSRSRLRDLIRHDPMGGLVAHAVMDVQNGVAAQPRRQQAAVAGPVRQPAARATADPAGAPVQSRHGHGRMARVGAR, from the coding sequence ATGGGCAGGAGCCGCAGAACAATTCCGGAGGAGCTTCTGCTGCTCGCTTTGGACCCGACCACGGGCACCACAGCGCAGCCGCAGTCGCTCGACCTCGGCCTGGCCGGGGCACAGCTAGTAGAGCTGGCTCTGGCAGGACGGATAGCCCCAGACGGGGATCGTATCGCCGTGGTGATGGCACGGCCGACAGGAGATCCAACTCTGGACTCCGCGCTCGAACTGCTGCGCCGACGCGGCAGTCCGGTGCGCGCGGTCCACTGGATCGGCGGGCCCCGACTCGGGCTGCGCCAGACCTACCTCACGCATCTCGAACGGTGCGGCATGGTGCATGCCGTGGCGGGACAGATGTGCGGGGTGCTGCCGACGACGCGCTACCAAGCGACGGAGACGGCCATCAGCCGGGAAATCAGGGCCCGGCTGGACAACGCGATCCGCACCGGCGTACCCCCGGACCCGCGGACCGCGGCGCTCGCCGCGCTGGCCCATGCGGTCGGCCTCGGCAAGCATCTGTATCCAGGGAACGAAGGGCGGTCATCGCGCTCCCGTCTCCGGGATCTGATCCGGCACGACCCGATGGGCGGACTGGTCGCACACGCCGTCATGGATGTGCAGAACGGTGTCGCGGCACAGCCCCGGCGGCAGCAGGCGGCCGTCGCGGGACCGGTCCGGCAACCGGCGGCACGGGCCACGGCGGACCCGGCCGGCGCACCGGTCCAGTCGCGGCACGGCCACGGCCGGATGGCCCGGGTAGGCGCCCGCTGA
- a CDS encoding helix-turn-helix domain-containing protein, protein MASNVNPTVRRRRLGQELRRLRELKGMTAEEVAERLLVSQSKISRLENGRRSISQRDVRDLCGVYEVEDHRIVDSLMQMAKDSRQQGWWHAFGDIPYSVYIGLETEAASLRIYESLLVPGLLQTAGYAEAVIPGTVPELAPDHLEKRIQVRMRRQERVTDTERPLRLWVVLDESALRRVVGSHLIMREQLDHLVEMSQLPHVTVQVLPYNTGAHAGMSGTFSILEFDDAADSSVVYIEGVTSDLYLEKTNDVHKYTIMYEHLRAQALSAEHSREFIAAAAKSHADAMG, encoded by the coding sequence GTGGCGTCCAATGTCAATCCCACCGTCAGGCGACGCCGGTTGGGCCAGGAGCTACGAAGGCTCCGTGAGCTCAAAGGCATGACGGCGGAAGAGGTGGCCGAGCGGCTGCTGGTCTCCCAGTCGAAGATCAGCAGACTGGAAAACGGCCGCCGCAGCATCAGTCAGCGCGATGTCCGCGATCTGTGCGGGGTCTACGAGGTCGAGGACCACCGCATTGTGGATTCACTGATGCAGATGGCCAAGGATTCGCGCCAGCAAGGTTGGTGGCACGCCTTCGGCGACATCCCCTACAGCGTCTACATCGGCCTGGAGACCGAGGCGGCCTCGCTGCGGATTTACGAGTCCCTGCTGGTGCCCGGTCTGCTCCAGACCGCCGGTTACGCCGAGGCGGTCATCCCCGGCACGGTCCCCGAACTGGCGCCCGACCATCTGGAGAAGCGCATCCAGGTGCGGATGCGCCGCCAGGAGCGGGTCACCGACACCGAGCGCCCGCTGCGGCTGTGGGTGGTGCTGGACGAGAGCGCGCTGCGGCGGGTGGTCGGCAGCCATCTGATCATGCGCGAGCAGCTGGACCATCTCGTCGAGATGAGCCAATTGCCGCATGTGACGGTGCAAGTCCTGCCGTACAACACCGGTGCGCATGCCGGAATGTCTGGAACGTTCTCCATCCTGGAATTCGACGATGCCGCCGATTCCAGCGTGGTGTACATCGAGGGCGTCACCAGTGACCTCTATCTGGAGAAGACCAACGATGTGCACAAATACACGATCATGTATGAGCATTTGCGCGCGCAGGCGTTGAGCGCGGAGCACAGCCGGGAGTTCATCGCCGCTGCGGCGAAATCCCATGCGGACGCCATGGGATGA
- a CDS encoding DUF397 domain-containing protein produces the protein MAVQPNSAFSWTKSSYSGGNGACVEIAVPTAAAIAVRDSKDPEGPRLTFDNSSWRHFVSDVAGGAFDAA, from the coding sequence ATGGCCGTGCAGCCCAATTCCGCATTCTCCTGGACCAAGTCCTCGTACTCCGGTGGCAACGGCGCTTGCGTGGAAATCGCCGTGCCGACCGCGGCAGCCATCGCTGTGCGCGACTCCAAGGACCCCGAGGGTCCCCGCCTCACCTTCGACAACTCCTCCTGGCGCCACTTTGTGTCGGACGTCGCCGGTGGCGCGTTCGACGCGGCGTGA
- a CDS encoding PLP-dependent aminotransferase family protein, with product MPDAIVGRATAPVPGLAARAARTGSSPVRDILALTARPEVISFAGGLPAPELFDTEGLAAAFQHVLAEDPLRALQYSTSEGSPALRAAVAARTTVRGLATDADDLLVTTGSQQGLTLLATALLEPGDVVLVEDPCYLAALQIFSFAGARVVPVPTDDEGLDPVALDEITARERPKLLYVVPTFQNPTGRTLSAERRAAVAEVAARRGLWIAEDDPYGELRFEGEPVPWVASFPGAEDRTALLGSFSKVMAPGLRLGSLRAPAALRRACVIAKQAADLHTSTVDQAAAARYLAVSDLDAHLGRVRDAYRERRNALVDGLAAALPEGSRWNRPAGGMFVWATLPEGYDATALLPEVVRHDVAYVPGAPFFAGPPDPTAVRLSFVTHSPEEIREGLDRLRKALDGAGRRHG from the coding sequence ATGCCGGACGCGATAGTTGGCCGTGCCACCGCCCCCGTCCCCGGGCTGGCTGCCCGGGCGGCGCGGACCGGGAGTTCGCCGGTGCGGGACATCCTGGCGCTTACCGCGCGGCCGGAGGTCATTTCGTTCGCGGGTGGGCTGCCTGCGCCCGAGCTGTTCGATACGGAGGGGCTGGCGGCCGCGTTTCAGCATGTGCTGGCGGAGGATCCGCTGCGGGCGCTTCAGTACTCCACCAGCGAGGGCAGTCCGGCGCTGCGTGCGGCCGTCGCGGCGCGCACCACCGTGCGCGGGCTGGCCACCGACGCCGACGACCTGCTGGTGACCACCGGCTCCCAGCAGGGGCTGACGCTGCTGGCCACGGCCCTGCTGGAGCCGGGGGACGTGGTGCTGGTCGAGGACCCCTGTTACCTCGCGGCGCTCCAGATCTTCTCCTTCGCCGGTGCCCGGGTGGTGCCGGTGCCGACCGACGACGAGGGGCTGGACCCGGTCGCGCTGGACGAGATCACCGCGCGGGAGCGGCCCAAGCTGCTCTATGTCGTGCCGACCTTCCAGAACCCGACCGGCCGCACGCTGTCCGCCGAGCGCCGGGCCGCGGTCGCCGAGGTCGCCGCCCGGCGCGGGCTGTGGATCGCCGAGGACGACCCGTACGGGGAGCTGCGCTTCGAGGGTGAGCCGGTGCCGTGGGTCGCGTCGTTCCCCGGGGCCGAGGACCGTACGGCGCTGCTCGGCTCGTTCTCCAAGGTGATGGCGCCGGGTCTGCGGCTGGGTTCGCTGCGTGCGCCGGCCGCGCTGCGGCGCGCCTGTGTCATCGCCAAGCAGGCCGCCGATCTGCACACCTCGACCGTCGATCAGGCCGCGGCGGCGCGGTATTTGGCGGTCTCGGATCTGGACGCGCATCTGGGGCGGGTGCGCGACGCCTACCGTGAGCGGCGGAACGCGCTGGTCGACGGACTGGCCGCGGCACTCCCCGAGGGCTCGCGGTGGAACCGTCCGGCGGGCGGCATGTTCGTGTGGGCGACGCTGCCGGAGGGGTATGACGCGACGGCGCTGCTGCCCGAGGTGGTGCGGCATGACGTCGCGTACGTCCCCGGCGCGCCGTTCTTCGCCGGGCCGCCGGACCCCACGGCCGTCCGGCTGTCGTTCGTGACGCATTCCCCGGAGGAGATCCGCGAGGGGCTCGACCGGCTGAGGAAGGCGCTGGACGGGGCGGGGCGGCGGCACGGCTGA
- a CDS encoding SDR family oxidoreductase has translation MLLRNKTVVISGVGAGLGHQVAAACVREGASVALGARTEAHLAKSAAQLDPSGARTAWRVTDIGDEAQCAALAALAVEQFGGIDAVVHVAALDSLFGGLREADFDSWHRVVDVNLFGTLRMTRACLPSLTARGGGSVVLIGTQSSVAAPSQVQQAAYAASKGGLVSAMYSLARELGPDRIRVNTVQPGWMWGPPVEAYVRFQARSEGVPESEVLARLTERMALPELATDADVAETVVFLASDRARAITGQSLLVNAGEVMR, from the coding sequence ATGCTGCTGCGGAACAAGACCGTCGTCATCTCAGGCGTAGGCGCCGGGCTCGGCCATCAGGTCGCGGCGGCCTGTGTGCGGGAAGGCGCCTCGGTGGCGCTGGGGGCCCGTACGGAGGCGCATCTCGCCAAGTCGGCTGCGCAGCTGGATCCTTCCGGCGCGCGTACGGCCTGGCGGGTGACCGATATCGGCGACGAGGCGCAGTGCGCGGCGCTGGCCGCGCTGGCCGTGGAGCAGTTCGGCGGGATCGACGCGGTGGTCCATGTCGCCGCCCTGGACTCGCTGTTCGGGGGCCTGCGGGAGGCCGACTTCGACTCCTGGCACCGTGTCGTGGACGTCAATCTCTTCGGCACGCTGCGGATGACCCGCGCCTGTCTGCCGTCGCTCACGGCGCGCGGCGGCGGCTCGGTGGTGCTGATCGGCACCCAGTCGTCGGTCGCCGCGCCGTCACAGGTGCAGCAGGCGGCGTATGCGGCGTCCAAGGGCGGGCTGGTCTCGGCGATGTACTCACTGGCGCGCGAGCTGGGGCCGGACCGGATACGGGTCAACACCGTGCAGCCCGGCTGGATGTGGGGCCCGCCGGTGGAGGCGTACGTACGGTTCCAGGCGCGGAGTGAGGGCGTCCCGGAGTCCGAGGTGCTGGCCCGGCTCACCGAACGGATGGCACTGCCCGAGCTGGCGACGGACGCGGATGTGGCCGAGACCGTGGTCTTTCTGGCCTCCGACCGGGCGCGCGCCATCACGGGGCAGTCGCTGTTGGTCAATGCGGGGGAGGTGATGCGGTAG
- a CDS encoding ADP-ribosylglycohydrolase family protein has product MSAAGGGAIWGRAEQQDFRSRVRGCLLGGAIGDALGAGIEFDSLDAIRKAHGQEGVTDLVPAYGRRGAVTDDTQMTLFTVDGLIRAQVRRDTGAWHPPTDVHRAYLRWSATQRDWGPDERRKDDGWLAREEWLYSRRAPGRACLSGLGDEVMGTLSSPKNPDSKGCGAVMRSAPFGLLVGWEPQLVFQLAVECAAQTHGHPTGYLAAGAFAVISHSLARGDDLDSAVQKSLAHLATRPGHEETTDALKRALGAVRQGMPTPARVESLGEGWTAEEALSIGVYCALVAEDIRHGLLLAVNHGGDSDSTGAICGNLLGTLYGETALPPNWLVELEGRDTILQLADDFSMEMTQGAALHGPAGSSPGWLVRYPRA; this is encoded by the coding sequence ATGAGCGCAGCGGGCGGCGGCGCCATCTGGGGGCGCGCGGAGCAGCAGGATTTCCGCAGCCGGGTACGCGGCTGCCTGCTCGGCGGCGCCATCGGCGACGCGCTCGGCGCCGGTATCGAGTTCGACTCGCTCGACGCGATCCGCAAGGCGCACGGCCAAGAGGGCGTGACCGATCTGGTACCCGCCTACGGGCGGCGCGGCGCGGTCACCGATGACACCCAGATGACGCTGTTCACCGTGGACGGCCTGATCCGGGCCCAGGTACGCCGCGACACCGGCGCCTGGCATCCGCCCACCGACGTCCACCGCGCCTATCTGCGTTGGTCCGCCACCCAACGCGACTGGGGCCCGGACGAGCGCAGGAAGGACGACGGCTGGCTCGCCCGCGAGGAGTGGCTGTACTCCCGGCGGGCACCGGGCCGGGCCTGTCTGAGCGGTCTCGGCGACGAGGTGATGGGCACGCTCAGCAGCCCCAAGAACCCGGACTCGAAGGGCTGCGGCGCGGTGATGCGCTCCGCGCCGTTCGGTCTGCTGGTCGGCTGGGAGCCGCAGCTGGTCTTCCAGCTCGCCGTCGAGTGCGCGGCGCAGACGCACGGCCACCCCACCGGCTATCTGGCGGCCGGCGCGTTCGCAGTGATCAGCCATTCGCTGGCCCGTGGCGACGACCTCGACAGCGCCGTACAGAAGTCGCTGGCCCACCTGGCCACCCGCCCCGGCCACGAGGAGACCACCGACGCCCTCAAGCGTGCGCTCGGCGCCGTACGGCAGGGCATGCCGACGCCCGCCCGGGTGGAGTCCCTGGGCGAGGGCTGGACGGCCGAGGAGGCGCTGTCGATCGGCGTGTACTGCGCACTGGTCGCCGAGGACATCCGGCACGGCCTCCTGCTGGCCGTCAACCACGGCGGGGACAGCGATTCCACCGGCGCGATCTGCGGCAATCTGCTGGGCACCCTGTACGGCGAGACAGCACTGCCGCCGAACTGGCTGGTCGAGCTGGAGGGCCGGGACACGATCCTTCAGCTGGCCGATGACTTCTCGATGGAGATGACGCAGGGCGCCGCACTGCACGGCCCGGCCGGATCATCGCCGGGCTGGCTCGTCCGTTACCCGCGGGCGTAG